In the genome of Scylla paramamosain isolate STU-SP2022 chromosome 2, ASM3559412v1, whole genome shotgun sequence, the window TGCCATTAGTGTATCTCGGTGGGAGTACATTCATTAACATACATGTACACAGGCTCAAATGTGGTTGGGAATCTTGCAGAGATCTTAAGACCTGTTCTTTCTCGGGCTGAACACAAGTGCCAACAATACCTGAGTGTATGGCAACATGGCAGGCTTCCTTTATTAAAAAATTTACTTCATAAACTTGGAGATGTAATATGTGTAGTTGCTTTCCTCTTGATTTATCTGCACAACTTCCCAGTCTGTAGGCTCTCAAACAGCACTTGCCAGACTATTAGCCTCTCTTAAAAAACCACCTTTGGTCAGATCATCAAAGGGGTAAAGCCTTTAACTTGTCATGCATAACTTGTACTTCAACTTAACTCTTGGAAGACATAAAACCAAGAAAACCTTTTTGGTCACAGTTGGACCATCACACCAACCACTTGCatgttttatattctctttccACTTTCAGTTTTTGCCCTTCACCAGCTCTTGCATCCCTGTCACTGAACAATCAGTAAAAGTattatgtccttttcttctccattttatcCGTGAAGGAAAAGTAGGTTCACCGCATGTGTGATTCTAACATCTCCACAAAGAGCTTATTCATGGGCACACTACCTTGGTGACGCACAGAGAGCCAGTATCTCCTCAGTGCTGCATCAGCTGCTCTAAGTGATGGTAAACACAGTAATAGCGACTGCATCTGTACAACCGCATCACGTAGCCTGCAATGTTAAACAGAAATTCAGGtccaattttttttcagtgaatcAACAAATAATTAGTTTTCAAGAAACtcaattttgaattttgaataGTATGCATTGTTCTTTGGcaacaaatttatgaatgtatGTAATTTACTAagacatctatctatctatctatctatctatctatctatctatctatctatctatatatatatatatatatatatatatatatatatatatatatatatatatatatatatatatatatatatatatatatatataaacaatgtACAGTATTACAAAAAGTAAGGCAACTCACCATAAAAACCTTTTGCAATTTTATACTATATTTCATAAGTGGTGTACAGAAGggaaatatttttatttgattaacTAATATGTAATTGAGAATTTGTTAAGGTTTCTGTGCTGATCAAAATCATATCTCATGtaaaatatgtattttaaagaaataaaactgaGAACATGAATAAAGACTGAAGAGTAAGTGTTAGCTTGtcataaattgataaatattgtTTAATACAATAAGTAGTGCTGATGATGGGACTTGGTCAAGATTGATATACAACTTTAGAGGCATCATGGATATTTTTGCTTCCATTAGGAAAAAGTGGTATTATAACTGCAAGAGAAGATGCCAAAAAGCGATAATATTgatattatgaaaaaataacaatttctGATAAGTGATAATACCTACAATTTCATGAGCATATGGCAGTTGTTGCTACAtagtatctttttattttttttattagttaatGATATAAAGTACACAAGTGTTTATAGGGCTAGTATATTGAGCTTTGTTATATGTTTTCAGACAATCATGCAACATCCCAAGTTTGTATTAGTAATGAATAATACCAGAGGGCAGTACTGATTACATAGTCTTGGGTTGAAGACACCATTATGAATCAGAAGTATtcagaggagaacgaggagcaATTAAGTACTTACCCTGCTTTAACTAACAGTGAATTAGTAagtaagtgaagaaaagatgatggtCATTATATTATGTTATTAATGTAACAAGTGTAAATGGAGACAAAAACAGATACTAATATGTAATAGTTTATAGTAAACTCACCTGATTGTTGCAACAGCATCATGCAATGACTGTAAGATATTTTGTCTTAACCGTTGGAGGGCCTGGTTGTCTTGAAGGCGTACATCTGAATTAGTCAGCACAAGAGCCTTCAACAGCAGGAACTCCTCCCTGTTGATGCCACACTGCTCAAGCCGCTCAACAACTCCTAGCACCTATCACAGGACAAAGCTTGGTTATTTGTGGACTAGAGATAAGCcctgaggtttagtagagaaaAGCCTTTGTAGTATTTACCAGAAAAACCGTATCCTTAATATATAAGATTATTATAAATGCTGAATGGGAATGCCTCAAGTAAATGTAAAGGATGAACTTATTGTTTGATGCTGTTGTGAGTATGCAGTGCTGCATAATAAATACTGAATAGATACTAGAGATGTATaaaatatatttacatatttgtGTCTGACAGCTACTTACTTGAGTGAAAAGTTCTGTTGCATTGCATTCTCTTGCTTGCTTCTCATCTAGGCTGAAGTCAGGAGCAAACTGAAGTGTGTGTGCATGGGCAGGCATGGAGCGGTAGGCTAAGCCCAGTATTAGGATCTCTCCCCATGTACTCTGTAGCAGTCGCATCTGGTCATTCAGTGCTAGTTCAGTGAACCCTGCAATGaaaatattattaaattttAACCTCATGAGTGTATTTCAGTCCTATACTTATGTGACTGCATTTTGTGTGTCATATTTAAGTAACAACCTtcacactgcaaaaaaaaaaactttacctgGAATTTGCTTGGCCCATCCTATGGTGGAAACCAGCTCCCTGTCATAGAGGTCAGCAAGTGTGGATATAGTATGGAAATCTGCATCAGACACGGTCACGTCTGATAAAGCATACAGAGAGTCTGGCTCACATGATATAAGAGACTTCAGCAACTTATTATCTGAAATTCAGAAACAAATATGTATTAAAATATGAATTAAATATACTATATActtatagttattatttttaaatGTATATgagcaaaatattattaagtttttcatttttcatgaaACCTTATGAATATAGTACATGGTTAGTGATTGTGTTATTCTAGATTGCTCACTTCTGCACTACAATGAGTAATACAAGAATTGCAGAATGCAGAGTAATACATTCAAGGAAGGGGATAATTTGATTGACTCCTTTCCCAgatttatttataaattttctTCCAAACTTCCACAGAAACCTTAATATACTTACAAAGCTTTCACATACagtatgacagaaaaaaaaagcctggaGAGTTATTCAGATCTGTAGAGGATCAAGAAGCTGGCAGTCTGAGGAGGCAGACTGGCAGCTGTCACTGGCAGTATGCTTTCACAGAGTATTGGTAATGGGGATTTCTAAACCAAATCCAATTTTATTCCATAACCTCCAAAATTTATCATATTATAGTTACTAAGAGGTTTGGAGATTACTGAGAGTGATATCAGATTTAATGTTGAAATGCTATTATGTTATGCCCAACTGCCACTACTGACAATTGCTTCTGTACTGCATCAGCCTTCTTTTACTGTTGGGAACTTTGGGTTATTGTCTATAGAATACTTTTCTTCCCCCACTTCTTTACATCCATGTTTTACAGGTATCTTTTGGTTTGTGTGGAAGTCCAGAAAAGATAAACGTAAGACTGGAAAAGAGAATTTGGAGAATTAAAGTAAATCACACACCTTCTAAAGAAACTTTTTTTACAGGCATTTGTTGCAAAGAGAACGGAGACTCTGTAGTCCTTCTGTACTTCTGTCGCCCTCCTCTCACTCGATCTAACCTGCAGGTGAGAACAGAATCTTGATGAACACTGTACTGCATTCAAAATcattctccattcccttccatttcATACTGACTCTTTCCTGCCATGGGTAATTCTTATTCCCTCAATTTGTCCCCTATCTTACATCGCTCATTTAAATCAAAGATCTCCTTTTCCATCTAATGATTGCACTTCCTTGAACACATTTTTAACACACATAATACTTGATATCTCTTAAGTCCCTCAAAGAATCTGGTTCTGTTGCCCTCTACATTCCTAAATTTCCAGTCCCATTTATAATTCATGTCCAGAGTCCTTACAACCAAGTcatatgcctctctctctctcttaacccttcTTGATTGTAAGTAATCTCCATAGACTGCTAATTCTTTGTTTCTCATACAATGATTTTTTGTCAACCTGTTAGGTCACAAAATTTATACATGATTACTTACTGGTCATAAAAATATCATCCACCATCTTATGAACAACTCTTCACTTGCCCTGTGCCCaatctataatttttttttttctgtatcatctttctcctgctccaaacaccaaaaacatgcagtatacaaaaaaaaaatataatttctaTATTTGTTACTAAGAAATCATGGCAGTATGAATATATGATGTAattacatttttatattttgaatCTTTCTCCTTAGTTAATGGTGATTTGAATGTAATAATGTATTTGGTGTCCTGTCTTGGTTGGCTACATTTTACATCTTAAACACCTGAAGCAGGATGAAGTTATTTAAGTCTATATTCTTTGGCAATGACTCCAAGACAGAAATATAATCCAGAGAGAGCCAGCTTATACATTTTAATTGGCAATACTTATAATTCAGTTCACTCAAGACAGGCTATCAGTTTGCTTTATAAAATCCTGAATGGCCTTTGATTTCTTACTTTTATGGTGAGTTACTATATCAGTGCAATGTTTCATGAAATCAtacctcacaccttccttgaGCATGCCTACATGAAGACACTTGTGGAACCGGCAGGCTTGACatgctttccttcttcttttgttgaTTTCACAGTCATTGGCAGCTGGACACGTATATTCGATGTTACCCTGAAAGCACACCTCAGTTCAGTTGATAATTTAAGAAAAactttttattcaattttattttatttatttatttgtttatttattattttttttaaatatatacatacatggtCGCCTTTGATGAGAACTTAAAATTCTTGGAGTATGTTTACCTGGATGGTTCTTTTAAAGAAGGCTTTACAGGCTTCACAGGATGCTACACCATAATGAAAACCAGAAGCAATGTCTCCACACACTAGACACGACCTCTTAGGACCATCGTCTTCTCGTAAACTCTGTGGAAGAGAAGTCTTGAATATGAATGCTGTAAATCAGGGAACCACAAGGCATGCCATAATTAGATTAAGTGGCCTTTTGTggtctcattattttcttgtttaaaaAGATATTACTGGAAAAGGAAATGTTATATAAAAGAATGtttggagagaaagaagtcatcaaaagaaaaatgcaaaagtgAATATATAAGCGATATGGTGATAAGCATGTGAAAATACGATGGAAGGGTGCATGAAGGAAATCATGCTTGAAGAGAGGAATCAGTGAATCTCAAGTCCGAAAACATTTAATGCATGGATACGAGATTTTAGCTGTGCTGCTGAAACGTGTAGAAGTGTTGTATATGAAGAACTATTACTTCCCGTTTTTTTTCATCAAAAAATTTTTTACCTCCCTTGTTAGTAATCCATCTGCCCAACTCTTTGTACACGCGAAACGGTGTAGatcacatacaacacacacacaaataccatCGCCACGTAAATGACGGAAGCATGTACGTACACAGCCTGATCAACAGTTTCGGACATGCTCTGACCTGTCCAAGAGAAACACTAATTCCATATAaagggatgggggagagggggttcatatatatatatatatatatatatatatatatatatatatatatatatatatatatatatatatatatatatatatatatatatatatatatatatatatatatatatatatatatatatatatatatattatatgtgtgtgtgtgtgtgtgtgtgtgactatctTGCTGGGGAGAGGAAGTTATGCCAGCAAACACAGTATCCCCGTTTGTCATGAGACTCACCTCAGAAGGCGTGTTTGTGGAGTCACTGGtcatggaggtggtggaggagcagaACTGGCGATCTGGGCTGGGCGGCGAGTCTGTGAAGAGCTTCATGTGTTTAGGTGAAGGTTGGGCCTCGTCTCCACACTCACTGTAGTCCAGCTGGAAGAAAAGTTCGTGTTAAGAGTTGGGTGGTATTAACTTCATGTACATAATCCTCACTTCAGTAAGATAGGTAAGATTTGATTAGATGGCTAGTTGGGGCTCTAAAATCAAGCTTACCCAGAATATCTATGTTGCCCTGGACGGATCTGTTCAGTGCATGGAAATACGTGCGAGTGTATTATGTCTACATTGTCTTCATCTCTTCATGTACGAGAGAGAAAATACGGAAGCAAATCACGAGATAGTTTGATTTCAAAGTACATGTTAGGTCACAGCAAACAAGCTCCTCTTCATGAAAATCTGCTGGTCACTACTTGGTGCTGACGTTAGTTTTACCCTATGACGAACCACCTTGGAACTTCCGCTGCAGTAAACGGACGTTCCTGAGTTTTCATAATGATGACTGACGTAGTTAAATAACACGCAAATATTGACCCCTGGTGATGTAAAGACACTACACTTCCCGCCACCCGACTAGCTTTACATGTGTCTTTATGATtaagccttaaaaaaaaaaaaatcgtgtgttAGCTTGCGCACACTCTCACAACAAACCACACACATTGATCGACTGATAAatccagtcagtcactcatttgCTTATACATTACCTCAAAATGaaataatcaaaatacatacatagcaaGGGTTACTCGCGCGCCAATCAAGCACAAACATTATAGAAAACTAGGATTCGAGGAAATGATTAATGTGCGAATAATGATTAAGGGCAGGAAAGACTTACGTACATATTAGAATATTAGATGTGATATAAATGAGGTGATTAACGTGTAGCAGtgtcctcatttcctctccctccaccatgaTGGAGGCTATGATGGAAAGgcgggatggggagggaagggaactgaactcctctcttctttgaTGGGAAGAGTGTCCGGGTATACATCATTAATATTCATGCCCACTCCCACCACACGGGCAGACGGTTCGAATCCCCCTGGGCTGCATCCTCCTTTCTACGTACTGGACTATTAATATTACGCCATTAGAATTATATACATCCTGAAATAGAATCCcgtgaaaatgaaggaaagagcagTGGACAATATAAAACGTTTTATTACTTACTCGTATTCActgctatgaaaaaaaaaaaaaaaaaaagtaagtccATCTTTACATGGAGTGCGGGAACTAATTTAAAGGAAAGATATGTCGATCATAAGATGTAATGAAATATGGCTGTGTTGTttagctgattttttttttatttctatttgagtatttatgttaactgatttttttatttttttatttttattgagtATTTAAGTTTTAATTACAGGTGTTACAGTGTTTTCACGGGTAAGGGATTCCCAGCAGAAGTGAATGTGAACTGAGCGtcttagtatgtgtgtgtgtgtgtgtgtgtgtgtgtgtgtgtgtgtgtgtgtgtgtgtgtgtgtgtgtgtgttgtacattCTAGCACCCCCGTGATATACAAGCAAAACTATGGAAGGTCACGTTAGAGAAAAGGAAGCATTCTTTTAATCTTGTTTTAATGTCGAATGCATCacaaaatatcaagaaataaatataaattacaaTTTGTGGTAAGTTTATCTTCagttgtctttccttccttctggcTTGTCCATCAAAATGCATGAAGTAAAGTCAGTTGCATTTGTAGTGAGTTGAAGTCTAGATATGATGGCTTTAGTTTGcctcctttctcatcttccttcaacATGTGAGGTTAAATACGAATAACCATGAACTATGCTATTCTGTCTGGTTAATTTTAGCTCTGTTGCAGCTTGCCAAGTTCTCTCCGTCTCTAAACCTGTCTGAAGCCAACTATATTCTACGGCATATACTACCGAGCTTTATGACTTTCTACCTTGAAGCAAATCCCTGTTTCTGTGGCCTGCGTTCATGATcaggttctttttcttcttgcttatcATCGTTTGCTGTGGCTTGTATTCTTAAAACGCTTTGCGCCACAaaaatgattagtcaggttcctattatttatttatttattttttctcccattgatgatgcaaaatccttgttaaagaaaatacccttgaaattCCGAGTAATTTCCACTATGTAAGTAGATGGAATTTAAGAAcctattctcaaacgtttcattGCCTCCTTTTACTATGAAATGTTCAAGAATACTACCCTTTAAGCTCCACCAAGGTTCTCAACGTTTAATATCCCACGTCCAATAATTATGTAGAAATCCCACATTTTTATCTT includes:
- the LOC135109731 gene encoding steroid hormone receptor ERR1-like isoform X2; this translates as MLIIKVRAVRGGGGVGAAVRSGGGGAGSDITTTTSDSSNSTTGNNNNNNNNNNNNSTTTSNSISPSSRSEARVCMMSGGGSGEGGPGVGHIKQEDGGYGAAPTTHHPRARQLSCSSPNTTAVYSPTTTAIPSELDYSECGDEAQPSPKHMKLFTDSPPSPDRQFCSSTTSMTSDSTNTPSESLREDDGPKRSCLVCGDIASGFHYGVASCEACKAFFKRTIQGNIEYTCPAANDCEINKRRRKACQACRFHKCLHVGMLKEGVRLDRVRGGRQKYRRTTESPFSLQQMPVKKVSLEDNKLLKSLISCEPDSLYALSDVTVSDADFHTISTLADLYDRELVSTIGWAKQIPGFTELALNDQMRLLQSTWGEILILGLAYRSMPAHAHTLQFAPDFSLDEKQARECNATELFTQVLGVVERLEQCGINREEFLLLKALVLTNSDVRLQDNQALQRLRQNILQSLHDAVATIRLRDAVVQMQSLLLCLPSLRAADAALRRYWLSVRHQGSVPMNKLFVEMLESHMR
- the LOC135109731 gene encoding steroid hormone receptor ERR1-like isoform X1; this encodes MQSWKDNLVRAVRGGGGVGAAVRSGGGGAGSDITTTTSDSSNSTTGNNNNNNNNNNNNSTTTSNSISPSSRSEARVCMMSGGGSGEGGPGVGHIKQEDGGYGAAPTTHHPRARQLSCSSPNTTAVYSPTTTAIPSELDYSECGDEAQPSPKHMKLFTDSPPSPDRQFCSSTTSMTSDSTNTPSESLREDDGPKRSCLVCGDIASGFHYGVASCEACKAFFKRTIQGNIEYTCPAANDCEINKRRRKACQACRFHKCLHVGMLKEGVRLDRVRGGRQKYRRTTESPFSLQQMPVKKVSLEDNKLLKSLISCEPDSLYALSDVTVSDADFHTISTLADLYDRELVSTIGWAKQIPGFTELALNDQMRLLQSTWGEILILGLAYRSMPAHAHTLQFAPDFSLDEKQARECNATELFTQVLGVVERLEQCGINREEFLLLKALVLTNSDVRLQDNQALQRLRQNILQSLHDAVATIRLRDAVVQMQSLLLCLPSLRAADAALRRYWLSVRHQGSVPMNKLFVEMLESHMR
- the LOC135109731 gene encoding steroid hormone receptor ERR1-like isoform X4 translates to MQSWKDNLVCMMSGGGSGEGGPGVGHIKQEDGGYGAAPTTHHPRARQLSCSSPNTTAVYSPTTTAIPSELDYSECGDEAQPSPKHMKLFTDSPPSPDRQFCSSTTSMTSDSTNTPSESLREDDGPKRSCLVCGDIASGFHYGVASCEACKAFFKRTIQGNIEYTCPAANDCEINKRRRKACQACRFHKCLHVGMLKEGVRLDRVRGGRQKYRRTTESPFSLQQMPVKKVSLEDNKLLKSLISCEPDSLYALSDVTVSDADFHTISTLADLYDRELVSTIGWAKQIPGFTELALNDQMRLLQSTWGEILILGLAYRSMPAHAHTLQFAPDFSLDEKQARECNATELFTQVLGVVERLEQCGINREEFLLLKALVLTNSDVRLQDNQALQRLRQNILQSLHDAVATIRLRDAVVQMQSLLLCLPSLRAADAALRRYWLSVRHQGSVPMNKLFVEMLESHMR
- the LOC135109731 gene encoding steroid hormone receptor ERR1-like isoform X5, whose amino-acid sequence is MMSGGGSGEGGPGVGHIKQEDGGYGAAPTTHHPRARQLSCSSPNTTAVYSPTTTAIPSELDYSECGDEAQPSPKHMKLFTDSPPSPDRQFCSSTTSMTSDSTNTPSESLREDDGPKRSCLVCGDIASGFHYGVASCEACKAFFKRTIQGNIEYTCPAANDCEINKRRRKACQACRFHKCLHVGMLKEGVRLDRVRGGRQKYRRTTESPFSLQQMPVKKVSLEDNKLLKSLISCEPDSLYALSDVTVSDADFHTISTLADLYDRELVSTIGWAKQIPGFTELALNDQMRLLQSTWGEILILGLAYRSMPAHAHTLQFAPDFSLDEKQARECNATELFTQVLGVVERLEQCGINREEFLLLKALVLTNSDVRLQDNQALQRLRQNILQSLHDAVATIRLRDAVVQMQSLLLCLPSLRAADAALRRYWLSVRHQGSVPMNKLFVEMLESHMR
- the LOC135109731 gene encoding steroid hormone receptor ERR1-like isoform X3, with translation MESGGDVMPLDLYEHMVTEDASGGASPGVSSTSNQAFLMDNWVHQLYEQVCMMSGGGSGEGGPGVGHIKQEDGGYGAAPTTHHPRARQLSCSSPNTTAVYSPTTTAIPSELDYSECGDEAQPSPKHMKLFTDSPPSPDRQFCSSTTSMTSDSTNTPSESLREDDGPKRSCLVCGDIASGFHYGVASCEACKAFFKRTIQGNIEYTCPAANDCEINKRRRKACQACRFHKCLHVGMLKEGVRLDRVRGGRQKYRRTTESPFSLQQMPVKKVSLEDNKLLKSLISCEPDSLYALSDVTVSDADFHTISTLADLYDRELVSTIGWAKQIPGFTELALNDQMRLLQSTWGEILILGLAYRSMPAHAHTLQFAPDFSLDEKQARECNATELFTQVLGVVERLEQCGINREEFLLLKALVLTNSDVRLQDNQALQRLRQNILQSLHDAVATIRLRDAVVQMQSLLLCLPSLRAADAALRRYWLSVRHQGSVPMNKLFVEMLESHMR
- the LOC135109731 gene encoding steroid hormone receptor ERR2-like isoform X6 gives rise to the protein MKHNRMKQELDDFLSFTSDSPDTLVREDVMIVTSSQCLLDYSECGDEAQPSPKHMKLFTDSPPSPDRQFCSSTTSMTSDSTNTPSESLREDDGPKRSCLVCGDIASGFHYGVASCEACKAFFKRTIQGNIEYTCPAANDCEINKRRRKACQACRFHKCLHVGMLKEGVRLDRVRGGRQKYRRTTESPFSLQQMPVKKVSLEDNKLLKSLISCEPDSLYALSDVTVSDADFHTISTLADLYDRELVSTIGWAKQIPGFTELALNDQMRLLQSTWGEILILGLAYRSMPAHAHTLQFAPDFSLDEKQARECNATELFTQVLGVVERLEQCGINREEFLLLKALVLTNSDVRLQDNQALQRLRQNILQSLHDAVATIRLRDAVVQMQSLLLCLPSLRAADAALRRYWLSVRHQGSVPMNKLFVEMLESHMR